The genomic stretch CCAAACGCTTGCTCAGCAAATTCATGCACGACATGGGCCTGAATATTCCCAGCAGCGGCTATTGCGATGCGTTTGCCACAAAGCATTTCCCGCAAGCGAGATTTTATATCCGTCTCTGTAAATTTCTCTAATGACTCAAGGGTGCCACAAACCGGTAACGCCAATCCCGACGAGGGCCAAAACTTCTCCGTAAATTTTTGAAAGACAACATCTAGGGGATCATCCTCGGCTTCCAAAATCTCCTGTCTAATTATATCCTTCTCTATTGCAATGTCTTCGGCTACAAAGCTATTGCGAAACAAGAGTTCCTGAAAAAAATCCATTAAATCGCCAGCCCGCTCACACGGCACAAGCCCAAACAAGCAACAACTATCTGGATCGGTAAGCGCATTTATCTCACCACCTAATGAATCGATTTCCGCTGCTATGTCCTTTGGCGACTTGGTGGTTGTTCGCTTGAAGAGCAAATGTTCCACTAGATGCGTAATTCCAGAATTCTCAGCCATCTCCTCGCGCGCTCCGGCTTTGAAGCAAATGCCTAAAACCACAGTGCGACAATAGCTAGCACTGTCCACCAAAACAGTGACACCATTATCCAGAACCGATTTAACTACGCCCCCTGAGGTGTCCTTAAATACTTTTTGCTCAGACAAACAAGACTCCCTTCCACTTTCTACAGCTTCGCCATCAACGCCTATCTACGATGAGCAACCTTTATTGCATAGATTTGATGTTTTTGCTATGAGCTACAGGAAACTCTCGGCTATAACGACAATTAGAGGATAACACTTGGAAAAAGGCTTTATTACTCCACGGATTCTTAAAGGTTTTAGAGATTTTCTTCCCGACACTGCTTTTGCTAGACAGTGTCTTATTAGAAAGCTAGAGAAAGTATTCTTGTCGTTTGGCCTGTCTCCTATCGATACTCCCGCACTCGAGTACGCGGA from Deltaproteobacteria bacterium encodes the following:
- a CDS encoding insulinase family protein, whose product is MSEQKVFKDTSGGVVKSVLDNGVTVLVDSASYCRTVVLGICFKAGAREEMAENSGITHLVEHLLFKRTTTKSPKDIAAEIDSLGGEINALTDPDSCCLFGLVPCERAGDLMDFFQELLFRNSFVAEDIAIEKDIIRQEILEAEDDPLDVVFQKFTEKFWPSSGLALPVCGTLESLEKFTETDIKSRLREMLCGKRIAIAAAGNIQAHVVHEFAEQAFG